From one Anopheles cruzii chromosome 3, idAnoCruzAS_RS32_06, whole genome shotgun sequence genomic stretch:
- the LOC128271216 gene encoding uncharacterized protein LOC128271216 gives MKTVAAIVAVVAVAATLAEAGYVAPYAGLAAAHHSGEYYDDHHYSGALGYAASYAAPYAAYHYNPSGTYSYWGSHGPTVVQENAASLAHPLHGEHLYSPYSAPYGLYGPAKATVVQANLATANPWGYPSAYGAYGHGYGYGYDKYLTAVPATKYLL, from the exons ATGAAG ACTGTTGCCGCTATTGTTGCCGTCGTGGCTGTGGCCGCTACCCTGGCCGAGGCAGGATACGTCGCTCCGTACGCAGGCCTTGCTGCCGCCCATCACTCCGGGGAGTACTACGACGATCACCACTACTCTGGAGCGCTCGGTTACGCCGCGTCGTACGCTGCGCCATATGCCGCCTATCACTACAACCCTTCCGGCACCTACAGCTACTGGGGAAGCCATGGTCCGACGGTGGTACAGGAAAACGCGGCTTCCTTGGCGCACCCCCTCCATGGAGAGCACCTGTACTCGCCCTATTCAGCGCCGTACGGGCTCTATGGACCGGCGAAGGCCACCGTAGTGCAGGCTAACTTGGCTACTGCTAATCCCTGGGGCTATCCGTCGGCCTACGGTGCGTACGGGCACGGGTACGGCTACGGGTACGACAAGTACCTGACCGCAGTCCCGGCTACCAAGTATCTGTTGTAA
- the LOC128271807 gene encoding adult cuticle protein 1-like: protein MKCIVAAVAIVVLAVAAEAGYPYAGYPYGYGATVVQANAPAWPYAHAGYPYAHAAAFPYAAHGAYPYAAHGAYPAAIAAYAAPHAALLAAPHAPLASVAHHAGVVPGATSVTATRGAVHVAPLPGHAVSQKQLNLAPAPGTL, encoded by the exons ATGAAG TGCATCGTTGCCGCCGTTGCCATTGTCGTcctggccgtcgccgccgaggcCGGATATCCTTACGCCGGATACCCGTACGGATACGGAGCCACCGTCGTCCAGGCGAACGCTCCGGCCTGGCCGTACGCCCACGCCGGGTATCCTTATGCCCATGCTGCCGCCTTCCCGTACGCCGCCCACGGTGCCTACCCGTACGCTGCCCACGGTGCCTACCCGGCCGCCATCGCTGCCTACGCCGCCCCTCATGCTGCTCTGCTGGCCGCTCCCCACGCCCCGCTTGCTTCGGTCGCTCACCACGCCGGAGTCGTCCCCGGAGCCACCTCGGTCACCGCCACCCGCGGTGCCGTCCATGTTGCCCCCCTGCCGGGACACGCCGTCTCGCAGAAGCAGCTGAACCTGGCTCCGGCTCCCGGAACTCTGTAA
- the LOC128271217 gene encoding prisilkin-39-like, protein MKVFIASVALVLLAVADASYAGGVVSGYASGYASGWPVTSSVAYPSYGVYGKSVLPWSSKYSYPAAYNSWPVASKVVTYAAPAWYGDKQWSYDGYAYGAGYNGWDYGYGGYGKAYPSKYWCGASYHTLSLEGWPYAYPLGPWHDLSQAEKLTAPVPIVPVVAAHLASYPGATAIMATRGSIHIAPLPGHSVSQFQYNFDAPPGTF, encoded by the exons ATGAAG GTCTTCATTGCCTCCGTCGCTCTGGTGTTGCTGGCCGTCGCTGACGCATCCTACGCGGGTGGCGTTGTGTCGGGCTACGCCTCTGGTTACGCCTCGGGCTGGCCAGTGACTTCGTCGGTCGCATACCCGTCCTACGGAGTGTATGGCAAGTCGGTGCTTCCGTGGTCGTCCAAGTACTCGTATCCGGCAGCCTACAATAGCTGGCCAGTAGCCAGTAAGGTGGTGACGTACGCAGCCCCAGCCTGGTATGGTGACAAGCAGTGGAGCTACGACGGCTACGCCTATGGCGCTGGCTACAATGGCTGGGACTACGGCTATGGCGGTTACGGCAAGGCGTACCCATCGAAGTACTGGTG CGGAGCGTCTTATCACACCCTGTCGCTCGAAGGATGGCCCTACGCGTATCCGTTGGGGCCGTGGCATGATCTGTCGCAGGCCGAGAAGCTGACCGCCCCGGTACCGATCGTTCCCGTTGTAGCCGCACACCTCGCCTCCTATCCCGGCGCGACAGCGATCATGGCTACACGGGGCTCCATACACATCGCACCACTTCCAGGACACTCGGTGTCACAGTTCCAGTACAACTTTGACGCACCACCGGGAACGTTCTGA
- the LOC128274102 gene encoding adult cuticle protein 1-like — MKSAAVVAVVLALAVVSEAGVLPWGWPYGGLPAAVSVAAWPPAAIHAAYPAYAPHAAFLGAPHAAYLAAPHAPVAAHHAGVVPGATSVTATRGAVHVAPLPGHAVSQQQLNLAPAPGTI, encoded by the exons ATGAAG tccgccgccgttgttgccgttgtgCTGGCCCTGGCCGTCGTCTCGGAAGCCGGAGTCCTGCCGTGGGGCTGGCCGTACGGTGGTCTGCCAGCGGCCGTTTCGGTAGccgcgtggccaccggccgcgaTCCACGCCGCCTACCCAGCTTACGCTCCGCATGCTGCCTTCTTGGGTGCCCCGCATGCTGCCTACCTGGCCGCTCCCCACGCACCGGTTGCCGCCCATCATGCTGGAGTCGTCCCCGGAGCCACCTCGGTCACCGCCACCCGTGGTGCCGTCCATGTGGCCCCTCTGCCGGGACACGCCgtctcgcagcagcagctgaaccttgctccggccccgggaaccaTCTAG
- the LOC128274101 gene encoding adult cuticle protein 1-like yields MKCMVAAVILALAVVSEAGLLPYGGWPYGHLAVAPTVIQSNVLAHPYGAISHAAVHAALPALHHHAAYPAYAPHAAFPAYAPHAAILAAPHAPAASVAHHAGVVPGATSVTATRGAVHVAPLPGHAVSQQQLNLAPAPGTI; encoded by the exons ATGAAG TGCATGGTAGCTGCAGTCATCTTGGCCCTGGCCGTCGTTTCGGAAGCCGGACTTCTGCCCTATGGCGGCTGGCCCTATGGACATCTGGCGGTGGCACCGACCGTGATCCAGTCGAACGTGTTGGCCCACCCGTACGGAGCGATCTCGCACGCCGCCGTCCACGCTGCCCTGCCGGCCCTGCACCACCACGCGGCCTACCCGGCGTACGCACCGCACGCTGCCTTCCCGGCGTACGCCCCGCACGCTGCCATTCTGGCTGCGCCACACGCACCGGCTGCGTCCGTGGCTCATCACGCCGGCGTCGTTCCCGGAGCCACCTCCGTGACCGCTACCCGTGGGGCCGTGCACGTGGCACCCCTGCCCGGCCATGCCGtgtcccagcagcagctgaacctggctccggccccgggaaccaTCTGA
- the LOC128271218 gene encoding uncharacterized protein LOC128271218: MQTLWILCATLVTIGAVEARTLFTPYVPVHPLDEGYFPRPKHFDPYVRFPEHHRFVAPWPGHFEHQQLVPKNQYVSFVAGPSSLVAYVPVRAGSQGPWAVPNVFINGQGYSTNHYIAPSVMKKYLVQDPR; the protein is encoded by the exons ATGCAG ACACTCTGGATCCTGTGTGCCACTCTAGTAACGATCGGTGCAGTTGAAGCAAGAACACTGTTCACTCCCTATGTGCCGGTTCATCCCTTAGACGAAGGATACTTTCCACGGCCCAAGCACTTTGACCCGTACGTGAGGTTTCCCGAACACCACCGCTTTGTGGCACCATGGCCAGGACACTTTGAGCATCAGCAACTCGTGCCGAAGAACCAATACGTGAGCTTCGTCGCCGGACCGAGTTCGCTGGTGGCGTACGTGCCCGTCCGAGCAGGATCACAGGGTCCCTGGGCAGTACCGAATGTGTTCATCAATGGGCAAGGCTACAGCACTAACCACTACATCGCACCATCCGTGATGAAGAAGTACCTGGTGCAGGATCCTCGGTGA
- the LOC128272445 gene encoding adult cuticle protein 1-like, with protein sequence MKCIVALVLAATLLVAAEGGLLPWVLPPGFAIAAPAGLALPGATVIQSNPPATVLALAPAPHPIALDVSGAPTLVLAPAPAAPAVVALAPAPAATAVSATRGAVHVAPLPGHSVSQTQLNLAPAPGTE encoded by the exons ATGAAG TGTATCGTTGCCCTTGTGCTCGCGGCCACGCTGCTGGTCGCAGCCGAAGGAGGACTCCTCCCGTGGGTGCTTCCGCCCGGGTTCGCAATCGctgcgccggccggccttGCCCTTCCCGGAGCGACCGTAATCCAGTCTAATCCGCCGGCGACCGTCCTTGCCCTGGCCCCAGCCCCACACCCGATTGCGCTCGATGTTTCCGGTGCGCCGACCCTCGTCttggccccggctccggccgccCCAGCCGTTGTTGCTCTCGCTCCTGCCCCGGCGGCTACGGCCGTTTCTGCCACTCGTGGCGCCGTCCACGTTGCGCCCCTGCCCGGACATTCCGTTTCGCAGACCCAGCTCAATCTGGCCCCAGCCCCTGGAACCGAGTAA
- the LOC128271219 gene encoding uncharacterized protein LOC128271219: protein MKTLVAVLSAVILAGGQQLVDPYDGLLQWQSPLGPGLLNPYARVPHPLQQFVPSQPPFLTGRQLPPVPVPFPAQYPALAGQFPASYPLPLPVPQQPLPVPPFTNFQPPMQVVRHGLPYSDAAAVSYSSLGYGNNPQAAPAAVNGQVRLPSVTLQAPPTVNVATQPAGVSSPVGVPVTATGVPSVVKDIASFGTGTDKSGPVARYEAINAGSVHVAPLPGHTVDQKLVAPGTTEQKL, encoded by the coding sequence ACATTGGTGGCGGTGCTTTCGGCGGTAATActtgccggtggccaacagcTAGTCGATCCCTACGATGGTTTGCTGCAGTGGCAATCACCGCTCGGCCCGGGACTCCTGAATCCATACGCCCGGGTTCCGCATCCACTTCAGCAGTTCGTTCCTTCGCAGCCACCATTCCTGACTGGTCGACAGctgccaccggttccggtgccgttcCCAGCCCAGTATCCCGCTCTGGCAGGACAGTTCCCAGCAAGCTATCCACTGCCTCTACCCGTGCCACAGCAGCCGTTACCGGTGCCACCGTTCACCAACTTCCAGCCACCGATGCAGGTCGTGCGTCACGGACTTCCATACTCGGACGCAGCCGCAGTGTCCTATTCGTCCTTGGGCTACGGCAACAACCCCCAGGCAGCGCCAGCGGCCGTCAATGGGCAGGTGCGTCTGCCTTCGGTCACACTCCAAGCACCACCGACCGTTAATGTTGCAACACAACCTGCCGGTGTTAGCAGTCCCGTCGGGGTGCCGGTCACCGCTACCGGTGTCCCGTCGGTGGTGAAAGATATCGCATCCTTCGGCACTGGGACGGACAAATCCGGACCCGTCGCCCGGTACGAAGCGATCAACGCCGGATCGGTCCACGTGGCACCGTTGCCGGGGCACACAGTCGATCAGAAGCTGGTCGCACCGGGGACGACCGAGCAGAAGCTGTGA